In Mucilaginibacter celer, one DNA window encodes the following:
- a CDS encoding family 16 glycoside hydrolase, with protein MHFLNLSPKLFCSKKFWMLLGCALGFQNLMAQTQVPLTDLSFFDNPSPNWKTVSGVQADLAQNEVLTAKDGTGILVNLPGKKGAKDLLTKATYGDMDLELDYMMAKGSNSGIYLQGRYEIQLLDSWGTVNPKSGDNGGIYERWDDSKPEGQQGYDGHAPRQNASRAPGLWQHIKISFQAARFDANGQKISNAKVLYAWLNGVLIQDNVEMAGPTRGAIDAKDAALGPLRLQGDHGPVAFRNIKITTFDKPHPVLSNLKYKIYKGAELSNDELKKQKPDAESGSTNLSSNQGKLTNDFTLIYTGNIEVKEAGEYVFKLSVPGGKGSFSINGNSAVATADNRGEGKIQLQPGNHPFELRYAKTADWARPALGLTVSGPGIREYLLSDANVSNNDPVDPILINATSNTVLRSFSDLPGGIRVTHGINVGSPELLHYTYDLDKGVIVQLWRGGFLDATPMWHDRGDGSSRPAGSVQYLGKPVPAIEKLSDDKAVWALDTAGTGFRPKGYVLNADDVPAFKYVIYGSAVNDASSVMPGGQGIHREVSLQNATDGLYYYLASGSIETLGDGLYAIDDKSYYIRVDDAGGAKAVIRQMGDKQELIIPIKNKLTYSIIF; from the coding sequence ATGCATTTCCTTAATCTGTCACCCAAGCTGTTTTGCAGCAAAAAGTTTTGGATGCTGCTGGGTTGTGCGCTGGGGTTTCAAAACCTCATGGCGCAAACGCAGGTGCCGCTTACCGATCTTTCTTTTTTTGATAACCCTTCGCCCAACTGGAAAACAGTTTCGGGCGTACAAGCCGATCTTGCACAAAACGAGGTTTTGACAGCCAAAGACGGCACCGGCATTTTGGTTAACCTGCCCGGAAAAAAGGGTGCTAAAGACCTGTTAACCAAAGCTACCTACGGCGATATGGATCTTGAACTGGATTACATGATGGCTAAAGGCTCCAACTCGGGCATTTACTTACAGGGGCGGTATGAAATTCAACTGTTGGATAGCTGGGGAACGGTAAACCCCAAATCGGGAGATAACGGTGGTATTTACGAGCGCTGGGATGATAGTAAACCCGAAGGGCAACAGGGCTATGATGGCCATGCACCAAGGCAGAATGCCAGCAGGGCACCGGGTTTATGGCAGCACATCAAAATTTCGTTCCAGGCCGCGCGGTTTGATGCTAACGGGCAGAAAATCTCAAACGCCAAAGTGCTGTACGCCTGGCTCAACGGTGTACTTATCCAGGATAATGTAGAAATGGCCGGGCCAACCCGCGGCGCTATTGATGCTAAAGATGCTGCACTCGGCCCTTTACGCCTTCAGGGCGATCACGGGCCGGTGGCTTTCCGCAATATTAAAATCACCACGTTTGATAAGCCTCATCCGGTACTTTCCAATCTTAAATACAAAATTTATAAAGGTGCTGAACTGAGCAATGATGAATTAAAAAAACAGAAACCTGATGCCGAAAGTGGTTCAACCAACCTGTCGTCAAACCAGGGTAAGCTTACAAATGATTTTACATTGATTTACACCGGCAATATCGAAGTTAAAGAAGCCGGCGAATACGTTTTTAAATTAAGTGTGCCCGGCGGTAAGGGATCTTTTAGTATCAATGGCAACAGCGCTGTTGCTACGGCCGATAACAGGGGAGAGGGCAAAATACAATTGCAGCCCGGTAATCACCCTTTTGAACTGCGGTACGCTAAAACGGCCGATTGGGCGAGGCCTGCTTTGGGGCTTACCGTATCAGGCCCGGGCATCCGCGAATATTTATTAAGCGACGCCAATGTAAGTAATAACGACCCGGTTGATCCGATTTTGATTAACGCTACATCAAACACAGTTTTGCGCAGTTTCTCTGATCTGCCAGGTGGCATCCGCGTTACACATGGCATCAACGTTGGCAGTCCTGAACTGCTGCATTACACTTATGATCTGGATAAAGGCGTGATTGTGCAGCTGTGGCGCGGAGGCTTTTTAGACGCTACCCCAATGTGGCATGACAGGGGCGACGGCTCATCGCGCCCGGCTGGTTCTGTTCAGTATTTGGGTAAACCGGTTCCTGCTATCGAAAAGTTAAGCGATGATAAGGCCGTGTGGGCTTTGGATACCGCAGGTACAGGTTTCAGACCCAAAGGTTATGTTTTAAATGCTGATGATGTGCCGGCGTTTAAATATGTTATTTACGGCTCGGCGGTAAATGATGCAAGTAGCGTAATGCCTGGCGGGCAGGGCATCCACAGAGAGGTATCGCTGCAGAATGCCACCGATGGATTATATTATTACCTGGCATCGGGCAGTATCGAAACGCTTGGAGATGGCTTGTACGCCATCGATGATAAATCATATTACATCCGCGTTGATGACGCCGGTGGGGCAAAGGCGGTTATCAGGCAGATGGGCGATAAACAGGAGCTCATTATCCCCATAAAAAATAAATTAACCTATTCCATCATTTTTTAA
- a CDS encoding VCBS repeat-containing protein, protein MKKLLYAFIALCLSAVFSCKKATLFQQVSSSHSGIHFKNEIIENDSINPLDLVNIYNGGGVGVGDFNGDGLPDLYFTGNMVSSKLYLNKGDFKFDDITDEAGVNGAGRWSRGVAVVDINNDGLPDIYVCNTINPDSLKRRNILYINKGKDKNGIPHFKNEAAQYGLEAGAQSTMASFFDYDNDGDLDMYLTVNSATASYNPNLFGSANYTANHSRGRLYRNDWDATLKHGVFHDVSVKAGINLDGYGHAATTVDFNNDGWKDIYVSDDFISNNILYINNHDGTFTNRTKEYFKHTAYNAMGQDVVDINNDGLPDVVELDMNPEDNYRKKMILGPNSYQTYQSFDHYGTQYQYVRNTLQLNQGPRLGQNDSIGMPAFSEIGFLSGVAQTDWSWTPLIIDFNNDGYRDMIVTNGFPKDVSDRDFMTYREQAYAVTSKQKVLEQIPEIKLHNYAFINNGNLTFSDVSKAWGLGLPTFSNGAVYVDLDNDGAMDMVVNNINDEALVYRNTSRDDKESNSATHYLQISFTGEKQNVNGFGAIAEIFYDKGKRQIYENNPYRGYISTVQDLAHFGLGKVTQVDSVVVKWPDGRMQKLSNVKADQRINIKIVDANEHYIFNHQATVPKAVFKEVTDSIGLHYTHKGSSFIDFNIQKLLPHKLSEYNPALAVGDIDGNGFDDLVIGGTAYDQAQIFFQMPDGKFKRRDLLTGNNNAAHSFRDGGLLLFDANGDGKLDLYATGAGYEAAENSPEYQDRLYINDGKGNFTLTADALPINNTSKLCVRACDYNKDGKLDLFVSGRVAPWKYPNPVSSFVFRNDSENGHAKFTDVTASVAPALKNVGMVCDAIFTDYDNDGWPDLVMAGEWMPVTFLKNEHGRFVNTTPQSGLVNKSGWWSSVVAGDFRHTGRTDYIVGNLGENSLIKANELQPVSIIAGDFDKNGNYTAIPSVFLPDANGDKKDFPLYGRDDLLKQMISMKKKFTNFRSYASATMDELLSPEQKEGALRLKANTLQSCFLRNEGNGKFTMIPLPVETQVSVLNGMETGDFDGDGNLDVVINGNDFGSDATIGRYDALNGLMLKGDGKGGFKPLSILQSGIYIPGDGKALVKMRDKNGHPLLAASQHNDVLKLFKPAINNKTIPVNPNDVYALIRYKNGKTLKQEFYFGSSFLSQSARFVEMTDAVQSVTVFDDKGKKRVLN, encoded by the coding sequence ATGAAGAAACTTTTATACGCCTTTATCGCCCTGTGTTTATCTGCAGTGTTCTCCTGCAAAAAAGCCACCCTTTTTCAGCAGGTTTCCTCATCGCATTCGGGCATCCATTTTAAAAATGAGATCATCGAAAATGATTCCATCAATCCGCTCGATCTGGTGAATATTTACAACGGCGGCGGCGTAGGGGTGGGCGATTTTAATGGCGATGGTTTGCCCGACCTCTACTTTACCGGCAATATGGTATCGAGCAAACTCTACCTCAATAAAGGCGATTTTAAGTTTGATGACATTACCGATGAGGCCGGCGTAAACGGAGCCGGGCGGTGGAGCAGAGGTGTTGCCGTAGTTGACATTAATAACGATGGACTGCCCGATATTTATGTTTGCAATACCATCAATCCCGATTCGCTTAAACGGCGCAATATACTGTACATTAATAAGGGAAAGGATAAAAACGGCATTCCGCACTTTAAAAATGAAGCAGCGCAATACGGTTTGGAAGCCGGTGCACAATCAACCATGGCCTCGTTTTTTGATTATGATAATGATGGCGACCTGGATATGTACCTTACCGTAAACAGTGCTACCGCCAGCTACAATCCTAACCTGTTTGGCTCGGCAAACTATACCGCTAACCATAGCCGGGGCAGGTTGTATCGTAACGACTGGGATGCTACGCTAAAACACGGCGTATTTCATGATGTATCGGTAAAGGCAGGCATCAATCTTGATGGTTACGGCCACGCCGCCACAACAGTCGATTTTAATAACGACGGGTGGAAAGACATTTATGTATCGGATGATTTTATTTCAAATAACATCCTGTATATCAACAATCATGACGGTACGTTTACCAATCGCACCAAAGAATACTTTAAGCATACCGCCTACAACGCCATGGGACAGGATGTGGTGGATATTAACAACGATGGCCTGCCCGACGTAGTTGAGCTGGACATGAACCCTGAGGATAACTATCGCAAAAAGATGATCCTCGGCCCAAACAGTTATCAAACCTATCAAAGCTTTGATCATTACGGTACCCAGTATCAATATGTACGTAATACCCTACAGCTAAACCAAGGACCGCGATTGGGCCAAAATGACAGCATCGGCATGCCCGCCTTTAGCGAAATAGGTTTTTTAAGCGGTGTAGCCCAAACCGACTGGAGCTGGACGCCCCTTATCATCGATTTTAATAACGATGGCTACCGCGATATGATAGTAACCAACGGTTTCCCGAAGGATGTATCCGACCGCGATTTTATGACCTACCGCGAGCAGGCCTACGCTGTTACATCCAAGCAAAAAGTGCTGGAACAGATTCCAGAGATCAAATTGCATAACTATGCCTTTATAAATAACGGCAACCTCACATTTAGCGATGTTAGTAAAGCCTGGGGACTGGGTTTGCCTACATTCTCGAACGGGGCGGTATACGTTGATCTGGATAACGACGGCGCTATGGATATGGTAGTGAACAATATTAATGATGAAGCCCTGGTGTACCGCAATACCTCACGCGATGATAAAGAGAGTAACAGCGCCACGCATTACCTGCAAATCAGTTTTACCGGCGAAAAGCAAAATGTAAATGGTTTTGGCGCAATTGCCGAGATTTTTTATGATAAAGGCAAGAGGCAGATCTACGAAAATAATCCTTACCGCGGCTACATTTCAACGGTGCAGGATCTTGCTCATTTTGGTTTAGGCAAGGTAACGCAGGTTGATTCGGTTGTAGTGAAGTGGCCCGATGGGAGGATGCAAAAACTAAGTAATGTAAAAGCAGATCAGCGCATTAACATTAAAATAGTTGATGCTAATGAACACTATATTTTTAACCACCAGGCCACCGTTCCAAAAGCTGTTTTTAAAGAAGTAACCGATTCTATCGGCTTGCATTACACGCACAAAGGCAGCAGTTTTATCGATTTTAATATCCAGAAATTACTGCCGCACAAACTATCCGAATATAACCCGGCCCTGGCTGTGGGGGATATCGATGGTAACGGTTTTGACGATTTGGTTATTGGCGGCACTGCATACGACCAGGCACAGATTTTTTTCCAGATGCCCGACGGTAAGTTTAAACGACGCGATTTACTTACGGGCAACAATAATGCGGCTCATAGTTTCAGAGACGGCGGTTTGTTACTGTTTGATGCCAATGGCGATGGCAAGCTTGATTTATACGCCACCGGCGCTGGTTACGAGGCAGCCGAAAACAGTCCTGAATACCAGGACAGGCTATATATTAATGATGGTAAAGGCAATTTTACTTTAACTGCGGATGCCTTGCCCATTAATAATACCAGTAAGCTTTGCGTAAGGGCCTGCGATTATAATAAGGATGGCAAGCTGGACCTGTTTGTATCGGGTAGGGTAGCACCCTGGAAATACCCTAACCCGGTTTCGAGCTTCGTTTTTAGGAACGATAGTGAAAATGGTCACGCTAAATTTACTGATGTAACAGCAAGTGTAGCCCCTGCGCTTAAAAATGTAGGCATGGTTTGCGACGCTATTTTTACAGATTATGATAACGATGGCTGGCCCGACCTGGTTATGGCAGGCGAATGGATGCCTGTAACTTTTTTGAAAAACGAGCATGGCCGGTTTGTCAATACCACCCCACAATCGGGCCTGGTTAATAAATCGGGATGGTGGAGTTCGGTAGTGGCCGGCGATTTCAGACATACCGGCCGCACAGATTATATTGTGGGCAATTTGGGCGAAAATAGCTTGATTAAAGCTAATGAGTTACAACCGGTATCCATTATTGCCGGAGACTTTGATAAAAATGGCAACTATACCGCTATACCCTCCGTGTTTTTGCCCGATGCCAACGGCGATAAAAAAGATTTTCCGTTATATGGCCGCGATGATCTGCTGAAGCAGATGATCAGCATGAAAAAAAAGTTTACCAATTTCCGCTCCTATGCCTCGGCTACGATGGATGAATTACTCTCGCCCGAGCAAAAAGAAGGAGCTTTACGCTTAAAGGCCAATACATTGCAGTCCTGTTTTTTACGCAATGAGGGCAATGGTAAATTTACCATGATCCCCTTGCCTGTTGAAACACAGGTATCTGTACTGAATGGTATGGAAACCGGTGACTTTGACGGCGACGGAAACCTTGATGTGGTAATTAACGGCAACGATTTTGGCAGCGATGCAACCATTGGCCGTTACGACGCACTGAACGGCTTAATGTTAAAGGGCGATGGTAAAGGCGGTTTTAAGCCGTTAAGCATCCTGCAAAGCGGTATCTATATCCCGGGCGACGGTAAGGCCCTGGTAAAAATGCGAGATAAAAACGGACATCCATTATTAGCTGCCAGCCAGCATAACGATGTGCTGAAGCTATTTAAACCCGCTATAAATAATAAAACTATCCCGGTTAACCCTAACGATGTTTACGCTTTGATCAGGTATAAAAACGGTAAAACCTTAAAGCAGGAATTTTATTTCGGTTCGTCGTTCCTTTCGCAATCGGCACGATTTGTTGAGATGACTGATGCCGTGCAAAGTGTAACTGTGTTTGATGATAAAGGGAAGAAGCGGGTGCTGAACTAA
- a CDS encoding 3-keto-disaccharide hydrolase has product MKRAFIITALLAGSALISFAQQTAKPEDTEIWSPVPAVVTPGKLPGDAPSDAIILFDGKNLDEWVATNDTTSTHKWKVDDHIITVDKTAGDIQTKRRFMDFQLHIEYRIPSNITGSGQARGNSGIFLAALPWGAGGYELQVLDNYNNKTYVNGQVGSLYKQAIPLANACRKPGEWQCYDVIWTAPRFNEDGSLKSAGRATVLHNGVLVQNNTSLIGDTPYIGKPEYRKHGASPIKLQAHGDKSEPISYRNIWVRELGK; this is encoded by the coding sequence ATGAAACGTGCATTTATAATAACAGCTTTATTGGCAGGTAGCGCTTTAATAAGCTTCGCGCAGCAAACTGCAAAACCCGAAGATACCGAGATCTGGTCGCCGGTGCCTGCTGTAGTTACCCCTGGTAAATTGCCCGGCGACGCCCCATCTGATGCCATTATCTTGTTTGATGGTAAAAACCTGGACGAGTGGGTTGCTACCAACGATACAACATCAACCCATAAATGGAAGGTTGACGATCATATCATCACGGTTGATAAAACCGCCGGCGATATCCAAACCAAACGCCGCTTTATGGATTTTCAGTTGCATATTGAATACCGTATTCCTTCAAATATAACCGGCAGCGGCCAGGCACGCGGCAACAGCGGCATTTTCCTGGCGGCCCTGCCATGGGGCGCTGGTGGTTACGAACTGCAGGTGTTGGATAATTATAACAACAAAACGTATGTAAACGGACAGGTGGGCAGTTTATACAAACAGGCCATCCCGCTGGCCAACGCCTGCCGCAAACCCGGCGAGTGGCAGTGCTATGATGTGATCTGGACGGCACCACGGTTTAATGAGGATGGCTCGTTAAAGTCGGCAGGGCGCGCTACGGTGTTGCATAATGGTGTATTGGTACAAAATAACACTTCATTGATAGGGGATACCCCATATATCGGCAAGCCTGAATATCGTAAGCATGGCGCTTCGCCTATCAAACTGCAGGCGCATGGTGATAAAAGCGAGCCGATAAGTTATAGGAATATTTGGGTGAGGGAATTGGGGAAATAA